In the genome of Magnolia sinica isolate HGM2019 chromosome 2, MsV1, whole genome shotgun sequence, one region contains:
- the LOC131226101 gene encoding uncharacterized protein LOC131226101: MDTQVCKTSTSLKCQLNIIKAKNLELVPYGDLFVRYYLSTGTDERVRLNTCEIPSTDEPYWNESITLECHSTADTIEQLQQQSVVFELRWRSAAPIVRRIVGSKLLGRAEIAWRDVLGTAEMSIEKWAMVTTASRSILGLKQPALQVGLKVGISGILDRVNKRVARSMKWDECGCRHGACNGRDEDIFAIAAAVAVL, encoded by the coding sequence atGGATACTCAAGTATGCAAAACTTCCACCTCTCTCAAATGCCAATTGAATATAATCAAAGCGAAAAATCTCGAATTAGTGCCATACGGCGACCTCTTCGTTAGATACTATCTCTCCACCGGAACCGACGAAAGAGTCCGACTAAACACCTGCGAAATCCCGTCGACAGACGAACCTTACTGGAATGAATCTATCACCTTAGAATGCCACAGTACTGCTGACACTATAGAGCAACTTCAACAACAAAGTGTAGTGTTTGAGCTTCGGTGGAGGAGCGCTGCACCGATTGTCCGCCGAATTGTAGGATCTAAGCTCTTGGGTCGAGCTGAAATTGCATGGAGAGACGTGTTGGGAACGGCAGAGATGTCGATCGAGAAATGGGCAATGGTCACTACTGCCAGCCGTTCTATTTTGGGCCTCAAGCAGCCTGCTTTGCAAGTGGGGCTGAAAGTGGGAATTTCAGGAATTTTAGACCGGGTGAATAAGAGAGTTGCTCGATCGATGAAGTGGGATGAATGTGGATGCCGACATGGAGCTTGCAATGGTAGAGATGAAGATATTTTTGCCATTGCTGCTGCTGTAGCAGTATTGTAG